A part of Primulina eburnea isolate SZY01 chromosome 10, ASM2296580v1, whole genome shotgun sequence genomic DNA contains:
- the LOC140803476 gene encoding protein ROLLING AND ERECT LEAF 2-like isoform X2 — protein sequence MGCAESKIENEEAVLRCKQRKQFMNQAVIARNKFAAAHSAHAMSLKNSGASLSDFAHGEVVFSSSAAVDPSAASSSGASATPHPIPYDNFLVPPPPLPPSFGTAAPLQRASTMPEFSIPLPENKHSDPIIEEVNDEDDDKESESSHSLRQRSSKSGRKGVLSSPEVITGEVMHQPLDHERREQQQQPIPPPDNKGMSRWDYFFSMEHVPGPTLAEVEENHVAQEEIERKMVNESAKRSEMDRGKKGETVDVMEKVSELPPHLPPPEEALTTTKVVKKGKQVVLPPGKKNSGGSNLNLVQIFGDMDDCFLKASESAHEVSRMLEATRLHYHSNFADKRGHINHSERVMRVITWNRSFKGLPNANDGTDDFDSEEQETHATVLDKMLAWEKKLYDEVKAGEQMKLEYQKKVKRLNKLKQHGSNLEALERMKAAVSHLHTRYIVDMQSMDSTVSEINRLRDEQLYPKLVALVDGMAAMWETMRSQHERKSEIVQALRLLGDSQSPKETSDHHFERTHELVGVIREWHSNIDELMTQQREYIKAINSWLNLNLIPIDTNLNDKVSSPGRNQNPPILKLVQTWNGYLDKSQDQAAKAAIMNFAATMETIWLYQKDEMDFRKRCADSRKDLVRKKQDFENWYSKYMQKRTPPDELDPDRTQDKDLYAERKLIVESAEHKLENEEEAYLKHCVQVRQKSLNSLKSQLPALFQALSDFSLACSDMYDNLRSIAQRQNRKEA from the exons ATGGGCTGCGCGGAATCGAAGATCGAGAACGAGGAAGCTGTGCTTCGATGCAAACAACGTAAGCAATTCATGAATCAGGCGGTGATCGCGCGGAACAAGTTCGCCGCGGCGCATTCAGCTCACGCCATGTCGTTGAAAAACTCCGGCGCGTCCCTCAGCGACTTTGCTCACGGAGAAGTTGTTTTTTCGTCCTCCGCCGCAGTTGACCCTTCGGCAGCGTCGTCCAGTGGTGCCAGCGCCACTCCCCACCCTATTCCGTACGATAACTTCCTTGTTCCTCCACCTCCGCTCCCCCCGTCATTCGGCACCGCCGCTCCTCTCCAACGTGCTAGTACCATGCCTGAGTTTTCGATTCCCCTGCCGGAGAATAAGCATTCCGATCCCATCATCGAGGAAGTAAatgatgaagatgatgataaagaaAGCGAAAGCAGTCATAGCTTGAGGCAACGGAGCAGCAAGAGTGGGAGAAAAGGAGTCCTTTCGTCTCCCGAGGTAATTACTGGTGAGGTTATGCATCAGCCGCTGGATCATGAACGTCGtgaacagcagcagcagccgATTCCTCCTCCAGATAATAAGGGGATGTCTCGGTGGGATTACTTCTTCTCAATGGAACACGTACCAGGTCCCACACTAGCAGAGGTGGAGGAGAATCACGTAGCACAGGAAGAGATCGAACGAAAGATGGTCAACGAGAGCGCTAAACGAAGTGAAATGGATAGGGGAAAGAAAGGGGAGACGGTGGATGTGATGGAGAAGGTGAGTGAGCTTCCCCCGCATCTGCCACCGCCAGAAGAAGCACTGACTACAACGAAGGTTGTGAAGAAAGGGAAACAGGTTGTTCTACCGCCAGGGAAAAAGAACAGCGGTGGGAGTAATTTGAACCTGGTGCAGATATTTGGTGATATGGATGATTGTTTCCTCAAGGCTTCAGAGAGTGCTCATGAGGTTTCTAGAATGCTGGAGGCAACCCGCTTGCATTACCACTCAAATTTTGCTGACAAGAGAG GTCATATTAATCATTCGGAGAGGGTCATGCGTGTCATCACATGGAATAGGTCATTCAAAGGTTTGCCCAACGCAAATGATGGTACAGATGATTTTGATTCAGAAGAGCAAGAAACACATGCGACAGTTTTGGACAAAATGCTAGCATGGGAGAAAAAGCTTTATGATGAAGTGAAG GCAGGTGAGCAGATGAAACTCGAATATCAGAAAAAGGTTAAGCGGCTAAACAAGCTGAAGCAACATGGTTCGAACTTGGAAGCATTAGAGAGAATGAAAGCAGCTGTCAGCCATCTGCACACAAGATACATTGTTGACATGCAATCCATGGACTCCACTGTCTCCGAAATTAATCGCTTACGTGATGAACAGCTCTATCCCAAACTCGTCGCCCTTGTTGATGG GATGGCAGCAATGTGGGAGACGATGAGATCACAGCATGAAAGGAAATCCGAAATTGTACAAGCTTTAAGATTGCTTGGTGACTCTCAATCTCCTAAAGAAACTAGTGACCACCACTTTGAGCGGACACACGAGTTAGTAGGTGTTATTCGAGAGTGGCATTCAAATATCGACGAATTGATGACCCAACAAAGAGAATACATTAAAGCTATCAACAGTTGGTTGAATCTAAACCTTATCCCCATCGACACAAACTTGAATGATAAAGTCTCATCTCCTGGTCGAAATCAAAATCCACCGATTCTGAAGCTTGTCCAAACGTGGAACGGTTATCTCGATAAATCTCAGGACCAAGCAGCAAAAGCCGCCATTATGAATTTTGCTGCCACGATGGAAACCATATGGCTATACCAAAAAGATGAGATGGATTTTCGGAAAAGATGTGCAGATTCTAGGAAAGACCTTGTAAGAAAGAAGCAGGATTTTGAGAATTGGTATAGCAAGTACATGCAGAAGAGAACCCCGCCGGATGAATTGGATCCGGACAGGACGCAGGACAAAGATCTCTATGCTGAACGTAAATTAATTGTGGAATCGGCGGAACATAAATTAGAAAACGAAGAGGAAGCTTACTTGAAGCATTGTGTTCAAGTTAGACAGAAGTCTCTGAATAGTCTGAAAAGCCAACTGCCTGCACTTTTTCAGGCACTGTCCGATTTTTCTCTCGCTTGCTCGGATATGTACGATAACTTGAGGTCCATCGCGCAGCGGCAGAACAGGAAAGAGGCGTGA
- the LOC140803476 gene encoding protein ROLLING AND ERECT LEAF 2-like isoform X1, producing the protein MGCAESKIENEEAVLRCKQRKQFMNQAVIARNKFAAAHSAHAMSLKNSGASLSDFAHGEVVFSSSAAVDPSAASSSGASATPHPIPYDNFLVPPPPLPPSFGTAAPLQRASTMPEFSIPLPENKHSDPIIEEVNDEDDDKESESSHSLRQRSSKSGRKGVLSSPEVITGEVMHQPLDHERREQQQQPIPPPDNKGMSRWDYFFSMEHVPGPTLAEVEENHVAQEEIERKMVNESAKRSEMDRGKKGETVDVMEKVSELPPHLPPPEEALTTTKVVKKGKQVVLPPGKKNSGGSNLNLVQIFGDMDDCFLKASESAHEVSRMLEATRLHYHSNFADKRAGHINHSERVMRVITWNRSFKGLPNANDGTDDFDSEEQETHATVLDKMLAWEKKLYDEVKAGEQMKLEYQKKVKRLNKLKQHGSNLEALERMKAAVSHLHTRYIVDMQSMDSTVSEINRLRDEQLYPKLVALVDGMAAMWETMRSQHERKSEIVQALRLLGDSQSPKETSDHHFERTHELVGVIREWHSNIDELMTQQREYIKAINSWLNLNLIPIDTNLNDKVSSPGRNQNPPILKLVQTWNGYLDKSQDQAAKAAIMNFAATMETIWLYQKDEMDFRKRCADSRKDLVRKKQDFENWYSKYMQKRTPPDELDPDRTQDKDLYAERKLIVESAEHKLENEEEAYLKHCVQVRQKSLNSLKSQLPALFQALSDFSLACSDMYDNLRSIAQRQNRKEA; encoded by the exons ATGGGCTGCGCGGAATCGAAGATCGAGAACGAGGAAGCTGTGCTTCGATGCAAACAACGTAAGCAATTCATGAATCAGGCGGTGATCGCGCGGAACAAGTTCGCCGCGGCGCATTCAGCTCACGCCATGTCGTTGAAAAACTCCGGCGCGTCCCTCAGCGACTTTGCTCACGGAGAAGTTGTTTTTTCGTCCTCCGCCGCAGTTGACCCTTCGGCAGCGTCGTCCAGTGGTGCCAGCGCCACTCCCCACCCTATTCCGTACGATAACTTCCTTGTTCCTCCACCTCCGCTCCCCCCGTCATTCGGCACCGCCGCTCCTCTCCAACGTGCTAGTACCATGCCTGAGTTTTCGATTCCCCTGCCGGAGAATAAGCATTCCGATCCCATCATCGAGGAAGTAAatgatgaagatgatgataaagaaAGCGAAAGCAGTCATAGCTTGAGGCAACGGAGCAGCAAGAGTGGGAGAAAAGGAGTCCTTTCGTCTCCCGAGGTAATTACTGGTGAGGTTATGCATCAGCCGCTGGATCATGAACGTCGtgaacagcagcagcagccgATTCCTCCTCCAGATAATAAGGGGATGTCTCGGTGGGATTACTTCTTCTCAATGGAACACGTACCAGGTCCCACACTAGCAGAGGTGGAGGAGAATCACGTAGCACAGGAAGAGATCGAACGAAAGATGGTCAACGAGAGCGCTAAACGAAGTGAAATGGATAGGGGAAAGAAAGGGGAGACGGTGGATGTGATGGAGAAGGTGAGTGAGCTTCCCCCGCATCTGCCACCGCCAGAAGAAGCACTGACTACAACGAAGGTTGTGAAGAAAGGGAAACAGGTTGTTCTACCGCCAGGGAAAAAGAACAGCGGTGGGAGTAATTTGAACCTGGTGCAGATATTTGGTGATATGGATGATTGTTTCCTCAAGGCTTCAGAGAGTGCTCATGAGGTTTCTAGAATGCTGGAGGCAACCCGCTTGCATTACCACTCAAATTTTGCTGACAAGAGAG CAGGTCATATTAATCATTCGGAGAGGGTCATGCGTGTCATCACATGGAATAGGTCATTCAAAGGTTTGCCCAACGCAAATGATGGTACAGATGATTTTGATTCAGAAGAGCAAGAAACACATGCGACAGTTTTGGACAAAATGCTAGCATGGGAGAAAAAGCTTTATGATGAAGTGAAG GCAGGTGAGCAGATGAAACTCGAATATCAGAAAAAGGTTAAGCGGCTAAACAAGCTGAAGCAACATGGTTCGAACTTGGAAGCATTAGAGAGAATGAAAGCAGCTGTCAGCCATCTGCACACAAGATACATTGTTGACATGCAATCCATGGACTCCACTGTCTCCGAAATTAATCGCTTACGTGATGAACAGCTCTATCCCAAACTCGTCGCCCTTGTTGATGG GATGGCAGCAATGTGGGAGACGATGAGATCACAGCATGAAAGGAAATCCGAAATTGTACAAGCTTTAAGATTGCTTGGTGACTCTCAATCTCCTAAAGAAACTAGTGACCACCACTTTGAGCGGACACACGAGTTAGTAGGTGTTATTCGAGAGTGGCATTCAAATATCGACGAATTGATGACCCAACAAAGAGAATACATTAAAGCTATCAACAGTTGGTTGAATCTAAACCTTATCCCCATCGACACAAACTTGAATGATAAAGTCTCATCTCCTGGTCGAAATCAAAATCCACCGATTCTGAAGCTTGTCCAAACGTGGAACGGTTATCTCGATAAATCTCAGGACCAAGCAGCAAAAGCCGCCATTATGAATTTTGCTGCCACGATGGAAACCATATGGCTATACCAAAAAGATGAGATGGATTTTCGGAAAAGATGTGCAGATTCTAGGAAAGACCTTGTAAGAAAGAAGCAGGATTTTGAGAATTGGTATAGCAAGTACATGCAGAAGAGAACCCCGCCGGATGAATTGGATCCGGACAGGACGCAGGACAAAGATCTCTATGCTGAACGTAAATTAATTGTGGAATCGGCGGAACATAAATTAGAAAACGAAGAGGAAGCTTACTTGAAGCATTGTGTTCAAGTTAGACAGAAGTCTCTGAATAGTCTGAAAAGCCAACTGCCTGCACTTTTTCAGGCACTGTCCGATTTTTCTCTCGCTTGCTCGGATATGTACGATAACTTGAGGTCCATCGCGCAGCGGCAGAACAGGAAAGAGGCGTGA
- the LOC140803964 gene encoding uncharacterized protein isoform X1: MAESKHYDTSSFHQPLLSESQPQSSQYVDVLPPYPPAYHRGLLRKSCRCGVISCSVVFIFLVAALVLLWPSKPKLSIVHLSLDGLSFHAVPEISLDVKLNLTVRVRNRDFYSIDYDWVNVTIGYRGQNLGNATSEGGRVEARSSSYVNATLDLDAVKILSNVVLLVEDVAEGEITFDTESKIDGKLRLSFLDLPLQAAISCEVVANTSNQTITSQNCYPEVDFSSLMVS, from the exons ATGGCGGAATCGAAACACTACGATACATCGTCGTTCCACCAGCCTCTCCTCTCCGAGAGCCAGCCCCAATCATCCCAATACGTCGACGTACTGCCTCCATACCCTCCGGCCTACCACCGAGGCCTCCTCCGTAAATCATGCCGCTGCGGTGTAATCTCCTGCTCCGTCGTATTCATCTTCCTCGTCGCTGCCTTGGTCCTCCTGTGGCCGTCCAAACCCAAGCTCTCCATTGTCCACCTCAGCCTGGATGGCCTCAGCTTCCATGCGGTCCCCGAAATCTCACTCGACGTGAAGCTGAACCTCACCGTTCGAGTCAGGAACCGGGATTTCTACTCCATCGACTACGATTGGGTGAATGTCACCATCGGGTACCGGGGACAGAACCTGGGGAATGCGACTTCGGAGGGCGGACGAGTAGAGGCGCGTAGCTCTTCGTACGTGAACGCCACGCTCGATCTGGACGCAGTGAAGATTTTGAGCAATGTGGTTCTGTTGGTGGAGGATGTGGCGGAAGGTGAGATCACTTTCGACACAGAATCGAAGATTGACGGAAAGCTCAGGCTTTCCTTCCTTGACTTGCCTCTCcag GCGGCAATATCGTGCGAAGTCGTTGCAAATACGAGCAACCAAACAATTACTTCGCAGAACTGCTATCCTGAGGTAGACTTCAGCTCTTTAATGGTTTCATAA
- the LOC140803964 gene encoding uncharacterized protein isoform X3, whose amino-acid sequence MAESKHYDTSSFHQPLLSESQPQSSQYVDVLPPYPPAYHRGLLRKSCRCGVISCSVVFIFLVAALVLLWPSKPKLSIVHLSLDGLSFHAVPEISLDVKLNLTVRVRNRDFYSIDYDWVNVTIGYRGQNLGNATSEGGRVEARSSSYVNATLDLDAVKILSNVVLLVEDVAEGEITFDTESKIDGKLRLSFLDLPLQAAISCEVVANTSNQTITSQNCYPES is encoded by the exons ATGGCGGAATCGAAACACTACGATACATCGTCGTTCCACCAGCCTCTCCTCTCCGAGAGCCAGCCCCAATCATCCCAATACGTCGACGTACTGCCTCCATACCCTCCGGCCTACCACCGAGGCCTCCTCCGTAAATCATGCCGCTGCGGTGTAATCTCCTGCTCCGTCGTATTCATCTTCCTCGTCGCTGCCTTGGTCCTCCTGTGGCCGTCCAAACCCAAGCTCTCCATTGTCCACCTCAGCCTGGATGGCCTCAGCTTCCATGCGGTCCCCGAAATCTCACTCGACGTGAAGCTGAACCTCACCGTTCGAGTCAGGAACCGGGATTTCTACTCCATCGACTACGATTGGGTGAATGTCACCATCGGGTACCGGGGACAGAACCTGGGGAATGCGACTTCGGAGGGCGGACGAGTAGAGGCGCGTAGCTCTTCGTACGTGAACGCCACGCTCGATCTGGACGCAGTGAAGATTTTGAGCAATGTGGTTCTGTTGGTGGAGGATGTGGCGGAAGGTGAGATCACTTTCGACACAGAATCGAAGATTGACGGAAAGCTCAGGCTTTCCTTCCTTGACTTGCCTCTCcag GCGGCAATATCGTGCGAAGTCGTTGCAAATACGAGCAACCAAACAATTACTTCGCAGAACTGCTATCCTGAG TCTTAG
- the LOC140803964 gene encoding uncharacterized protein isoform X4 produces the protein MAESKHYDTSSFHQPLLSESQPQSSQYVDVLPPYPPAYHRGLLRKSCRCGVISCSVVFIFLVAALVLLWPSKPKLSIVHLSLDGLSFHAVPEISLDVKLNLTVRVRNRDFYSIDYDWVNVTIGYRGQNLGNATSEGGRVEARSSSYVNATLDLDAVKILSNVVLLVEDVAEGEITFDTESKIDGKLRLSFLDLPLQAAISCEVVANTSNQTITSQNCYPE, from the exons ATGGCGGAATCGAAACACTACGATACATCGTCGTTCCACCAGCCTCTCCTCTCCGAGAGCCAGCCCCAATCATCCCAATACGTCGACGTACTGCCTCCATACCCTCCGGCCTACCACCGAGGCCTCCTCCGTAAATCATGCCGCTGCGGTGTAATCTCCTGCTCCGTCGTATTCATCTTCCTCGTCGCTGCCTTGGTCCTCCTGTGGCCGTCCAAACCCAAGCTCTCCATTGTCCACCTCAGCCTGGATGGCCTCAGCTTCCATGCGGTCCCCGAAATCTCACTCGACGTGAAGCTGAACCTCACCGTTCGAGTCAGGAACCGGGATTTCTACTCCATCGACTACGATTGGGTGAATGTCACCATCGGGTACCGGGGACAGAACCTGGGGAATGCGACTTCGGAGGGCGGACGAGTAGAGGCGCGTAGCTCTTCGTACGTGAACGCCACGCTCGATCTGGACGCAGTGAAGATTTTGAGCAATGTGGTTCTGTTGGTGGAGGATGTGGCGGAAGGTGAGATCACTTTCGACACAGAATCGAAGATTGACGGAAAGCTCAGGCTTTCCTTCCTTGACTTGCCTCTCcag GCGGCAATATCGTGCGAAGTCGTTGCAAATACGAGCAACCAAACAATTACTTCGCAGAACTGCTATCCTGAG TAA
- the LOC140803477 gene encoding putative receptor protein kinase ZmPK1, which produces MKIIFGLTHFALILFLPFPSSSTRYETLTRGSSLVLESDSLISSPLGIFTAGFYPVGDNAYIFSLWYTEPLFDGNLTVVWMANRDEPVNGRYTKLSLLNSGNLVLNDAGQSIVWTSGTESSLPVLLKLHDNGNLVLHREDGVNIWESFDSPTNTLLPLQSLRRNTKLVASRSSSDYSSGLYKLLFGNDNVLALLYDSEDFSSIYWPPPWRTIWEEGRTSYNASKIANFDLRGSFHSSDGFQLNTSDYGFGPQRRMTLDHDGNLRVYSLDKGLRIWTVTWQVFRQPCKIHGICGVNSVCTYRHDSSRRCSCLPGHKMKNAADWSKGCVPEFKLPCSKSYSPYFLKHNQYQFYGYDKGFFPNCTLDQCKKLCSSDCECIGFQYDQESTGSYTCYTKPTLLNGLQTPGVQSWFYLKLPQSWGPTGRNSTLDHIDMQCPSSVTQLSRQYEEEEHGWFKYLFWCTMAIGAFEIFCLLIFLYLTHKSSSPTGQRYVQAATGFKRYTYAELKKASINFSQEIGRGGSGVVYKGTLSDNRIAAIKFLNIEAMQGEAEFLAEVNLIGRLNHSNLIESWGYCAQGKYRILVFEYLEHGSLLENLHSNKLDWKKRYDIAIGTAKGLAYLHEECLEWVLHCDVKPQNILLDTNYEPKVADFGLSKLLNRSCGEENMNVSRIRGTRGYMAPEWVSHLPITSKVDVYSYGIVVLEMVTGKNPKDLYVETENRGMGGKMLKNWVIMETTNEEGWIEKIVDPSLGGEYDAERLGNLVEVALKCAQENRDDRPTMREVVSMLET; this is translated from the coding sequence ATGAAGATCATATTTGGTCTTACACATTTTGCTTTGATCCTATTCTTACCATTTCCATCATCCTCCACCAGATATGAAACTTTAACCCGAGGTTCGTCTCTGGTCCTTGAGAGTGACTCTTTAATCTCTTCACCATTAGGAATTTTTACTGCTGGTTTCTACCCGGTTGGTGATAACGCGTACATATTTTCGTTATGGTACACGGAGCCGCTGTTCGATGGAAATTTGACTGTGGTTTGGATGGCTAATCGGGATGAACCGGTTAATGGAAGATACACGAAGCTCTCTTTGTTGAACTCCGGAAATCTTGTCCTAAATGACGCGGGACAGTCTATTGTATGGACCAGTGGAACCGAATCATCTTTGCCAGTGCTATTGAAACTCCATGATAATGGCAATCTTGTTCTCCACAGAGAAGATGGTGTCAATATTTGGGAAAGTTTCGACTCCCCGACGAACACACTTCTTCCTCTCCAATCACTTCGAAGAAATACGAAACTAGTAGCCTCGCGAAGCAGTAGTGACTATTCTTCGGGTTTGTACAAGTTGTTGTTTGGCAATGATAACGTCCTAGCTCTTCTCTACGATAGTGAAGATTTTAGTAGTATTTACTGGCCTCCGCCGTGGAGAACAATTTGGGAGGAAGGACGGACTAGCTATAATGCCAGCAAGATTGCCAACTTTGATTTAAGAGGATCTTTTCACTCGTCGGATGGATTCCAGCTCAATACATCGGATTATGGATTCGGGCCTCAGAGAAGAATGACTCTGGATCACGATGGTAACCTTCGAGTTTACAGTTTAGACAAAGGGCTGAGGATTTGGACTGTCACATGGCAAGTCTTCAGGCAACCTTGTAAGATCCATGGTATTTGTGGTGTCAATAGTGTGTGCACTTACAGACATGATTCAAGCCGGAGGTGTTCGTGCTTACCAGGACACAAGATGAAAAACGCTGCCGATTGGTCAAAAGGATGCGTCCCAGAATTCAAGCTTCCGTGTAGCAAGAGCTATTCTCCATACTTTCTTaagcataatcaatatcagtttTATGGTTACGACAAGGGGTTCTTCCCAAACTGCACTTTGGATCAATGCAAGAAATTGTGCTCGAGTGACTGTGAATGTATAGGATTCCAGTACGACCAGGAGAGTACTGGCTCGTATACTTGTTATACTAAGCCAACATTGTTAAATGGATTACAAACTCCGGGAGTGCAGTCCTGGTTTTACTTAAAATTACCTCAATCTTGGGGGCCTACTGGTAGAAATTCGACACTAGACCATATCGACATGCAGTGTCCGAGCTCCGTCACACAACTTAGCAGGCAGTACGAGGAGGAGGAGCATGGCTGGTTCAAGTACTTATTTTGGTGCACTATGGCAATCGGAGCATTTGAAATCTTTTGTCTGCTTATATTCTTGTATTTAACCCACAAAAGTTCAAGTCCAACCGGGCAAAGGTATGTTCAAGCTGCTACTGGATTCAAGAGATACACATACGCAGAACTAAAGAAGGCTTCCATTAACTTCAGCCAAGAAATTGGGCGAGGAGGCAGCGGTGTGGTGTATAAGGGGACTTTATCGGATAATCGGATCGCGGCCATCAAGTTCTTAAATATTGAAGCAATGCAAGGAGAAGCTGAGTTTCTAGCTGAAGTTAACTTGATTGGAAGGCTGAATCATTCAAATTTAATCGAGTCGTGGGGTTATTGTGCTCAAGGGAAGTATAGGATACTCGTTTTCGAGTATTTAGAACACGGATCTCTTTTAGAAAATCTTCACTCCAACAAACTAGATTGGAAGAAAAGATATGATATCGCAATAGGCACGGCTAAAGGGCTAGCATACTTGCATGAAGAATGCTTGGAGTGGGTTCTCCACTGTGATGTGAAGCCTCAGAACATACTTTTGGACACAAACTACGAGCCGAAGGTGGCCGATTTCGGGCTCTCGAAGCTTCTGAACAGAAGCTGCGGCGAGGAGAACATGAACGTATCCAGGATACGAGGGACAAGAGGTTACATGGCTCCTGAATGGGTTAGTCACCTCCCAATCACTTCTAAAGTTGACGTGTATAGTTACGGGATTGTCGTGTTGGAAATGGTGACTGGGAAGAACCCGAAAGATTTGTACGTTGAGACGGAAAACCGCGGGATGGGGGGGAAGATGCTCAAGAATTGGGTAATAATGGAGACTACGAATGAAGAGGGATGGATTGAGAAAATTGTTGATCCTAGTTTGGGAGGTGAGTATGACGCGGAAAGATTGGGGAATTTAGTGGAAGTGGCTTTAAAGTGTGCTCAGGAAAATAGAGATGATCGGCCAACGATGAGGGAAGTTGTGAGTATGTTAGAAACATGA